The Chloroflexota bacterium genome includes a region encoding these proteins:
- a CDS encoding SIMPL domain-containing protein (The SIMPL domain is named for its presence in mouse protein SIMPL (signalling molecule that associates with mouse pelle-like kinase). Bacterial member BP26, from Brucella, was shown to assemble into a channel-like structure, while YggE from E. coli has been associated with resistance to oxidative stress.), giving the protein MSRRKSLIAILIISLLGAALGGLAFTQPQTTPASGATRTITVVGHGKVRVEPDVARAQIGVEVFAPTVKEATAKNREQMTAILEALQKAGIEEKDIQTSNYSINFEREPYMAAPMMPGKETLPMAEPQGRYRVSNMVQVTIRDLDTVAAVLDAAVEAGANTIWGVSFDIEDASEAESEARAKAMENARDKAAELAELAGVELGEVVSVSEVIGSPAFPVMGIAEAARAAFGGAGPIAPGELTFQAQLQVVFAIK; this is encoded by the coding sequence ATGTCACGCAGGAAAAGCCTGATCGCGATCCTGATCATCTCATTGCTAGGTGCCGCCCTGGGCGGACTGGCGTTCACCCAACCACAGACCACGCCCGCCAGCGGGGCCACCCGAACGATCACCGTGGTAGGCCATGGCAAAGTACGCGTGGAGCCGGACGTAGCGCGAGCACAGATCGGGGTGGAAGTGTTCGCCCCAACGGTCAAAGAGGCCACGGCCAAAAACCGAGAGCAGATGACGGCCATCCTGGAGGCGCTACAAAAGGCCGGGATCGAGGAGAAGGACATTCAGACATCCAACTACAGCATCAACTTTGAGCGAGAGCCCTACATGGCCGCTCCGATGATGCCCGGCAAGGAAACGCTCCCCATGGCCGAGCCACAGGGCCGCTACCGGGTATCCAACATGGTTCAGGTGACGATCCGGGACCTGGACACCGTCGCCGCCGTGCTGGATGCGGCGGTGGAGGCCGGCGCCAACACCATCTGGGGGGTGAGCTTCGACATCGAGGACGCCAGTGAGGCCGAATCAGAGGCCCGGGCGAAGGCTATGGAGAACGCACGAGACAAGGCGGCAGAGCTGGCGGAGCTGGCCGGCGTGGAGCTGGGAGAGGTGGTCAGCGTAAGCGAGGTCATCGGCTCTCCAGCCTTCCCGGTCATGGGCATCGCGGAAGCGGCTCGAGCGGCCTTTGGCGGCGCCGGACCCATCGCCCCCGGCGAACTGACCTTCCAGGCTCAGCTACAGGTGGTGTTCGCCATCAAATGA
- a CDS encoding purine-nucleoside phosphorylase — protein MQKVEHTFTVEDFQTAIQVIRSRTRHQPAVGIVLGSGLSSLADHVEDAQTIPYPEIPHFPVSTVEGHRGQLVIGRLAGQTVMVMQGRAHYYEGYSLQQVTFPIRVMQIMGIQTLIVTNAAGGINTTFRAGDLMLIKDHLNLIGMAGLSPLRGPNDPSLGPRFLDMSQAYNRTLRELARQVAADLDIELKEGVYAGLAGPTFETPADIRFLRMVGADAVGMSTVPEVIVARHGGMRVLGISGISNIAIDDPDAEVGASHEEVLEAGKTITPRLTRLIMGVLSRLDSLPTS, from the coding sequence ATGCAAAAAGTGGAGCACACATTTACCGTCGAAGACTTCCAGACAGCCATTCAGGTGATCCGCTCTCGGACACGACACCAACCAGCAGTGGGGATCGTGTTGGGGTCCGGGCTCAGCAGCCTGGCCGATCACGTAGAAGACGCGCAAACCATCCCCTATCCGGAGATTCCGCATTTTCCGGTGTCCACTGTGGAAGGACATCGTGGGCAACTGGTCATCGGCCGGCTGGCAGGCCAGACCGTCATGGTCATGCAGGGGAGGGCTCATTACTACGAGGGCTACTCGCTCCAGCAGGTCACATTCCCCATACGCGTGATGCAGATCATGGGGATTCAGACGCTGATCGTGACCAACGCCGCTGGGGGCATCAACACCACGTTCCGGGCGGGTGATCTCATGTTGATCAAGGATCACCTGAACCTGATCGGGATGGCAGGGTTAAGCCCGTTGCGCGGCCCGAACGACCCATCGCTTGGCCCCCGTTTCCTGGATATGTCGCAAGCCTACAATCGGACGCTGAGAGAGCTCGCCCGTCAGGTCGCAGCCGACCTGGATATCGAATTGAAGGAGGGCGTCTACGCAGGGCTGGCCGGCCCCACGTTCGAGACCCCAGCCGACATCCGCTTCTTGCGCATGGTGGGCGCCGACGCCGTAGGGATGTCGACGGTCCCCGAGGTGATCGTGGCCCGGCATGGAGGCATGCGCGTTCTCGGTATTTCCGGTATCAGCAACATCGCCATCGACGATCCTGACGCCGAGGTGGGAGCCAGCCACGAGGAGGTCCTGGAGGCCGGGAAGACGATTACGCCTCGTCTCACCCGACTGATCATGGGCGTCCTATCGCGCCTAGACAGCCTGCCCACCTCATAA
- a CDS encoding tyrosine recombinase, which yields MEQQVQAFLDYLIVEKNYSANTIAAYRNDLTQFLTYISNSGRLPTNPGWSDVNQAHIIDYILHLKDREYATSTVARKVAAVKSFFRFIQQTGVIAEDPTASIDSPKVKKQPPKALSRQQIEHLLAESAKDRSAKGLRDRALMVLLYATGMRVTELVSLDLTDVNLTVGTVRCASRGDQERVVQLNAMAVQALREYLHNGRPRLGASSEERALFVNHRGKRLTRQGLWLIIKRYVRAAGISDEVTPHTLRHSFALHMLNQGADIREVQQLLGHASPSTTQAYTALLQERPDHPSS from the coding sequence ATGGAACAACAGGTCCAGGCCTTTTTGGACTACCTGATCGTCGAGAAGAACTATTCCGCGAACACCATCGCCGCCTACCGCAATGATCTGACCCAATTCCTCACCTACATCAGCAATTCCGGCCGCTTGCCCACCAACCCGGGATGGTCCGATGTAAACCAGGCTCACATCATCGATTACATCCTGCATCTCAAGGATCGAGAGTATGCCACGTCGACCGTGGCCCGAAAAGTCGCCGCCGTCAAGTCCTTCTTTCGATTCATCCAGCAAACCGGCGTGATCGCGGAAGATCCCACGGCCTCGATCGACTCTCCCAAGGTCAAGAAACAGCCTCCCAAGGCGCTATCCCGCCAACAGATCGAACATCTGCTGGCGGAATCAGCCAAGGATCGCAGCGCCAAAGGGCTACGGGATCGGGCGTTGATGGTCCTCCTGTACGCCACGGGGATGCGGGTCACCGAGTTGGTCTCGCTCGACCTGACGGATGTGAACCTGACGGTGGGCACCGTGCGATGCGCAAGCCGGGGAGATCAGGAGCGCGTGGTCCAATTAAACGCGATGGCCGTGCAGGCCCTGCGGGAATACCTGCACAACGGTCGTCCACGCCTCGGCGCGAGCAGCGAGGAGAGAGCGCTGTTCGTCAACCACCGGGGGAAGCGCCTCACCCGCCAAGGGCTCTGGCTCATCATCAAACGCTACGTGCGTGCGGCCGGCATCAGCGATGAGGTGACACCGCATACGCTGCGCCACTCCTTTGCGCTTCACATGCTCAATCAGGGCGCCGATATACGCGAGGTCCAGCAACTGCTGGGGCATGCCAGCCCCTCGACCACGCAGGCATATACCGCCCTTCTCCAAGAGCGACCCGACCATCCATCCTCTTGA
- a CDS encoding sigma-70 family RNA polymerase sigma factor, with translation MDEEMLVRAAQQGNVTAFNPLVEKYQDQAYHVAWRIVRDREAAADITQEAFLKAFRHLHTFHGGSFRAWLLRIVTNACYDHLRRQKVRQALSLEEMATTLDGDLSLPTHTEGPEHAVIRKELGERIAQAIDRLPTTLRTVLVLSDVEGLSYPEIAQVLNIPVGTVKSRLSRARAAVRDALVASRVPQAMPYARRYALRRGTAWIPA, from the coding sequence ATGGACGAGGAGATGCTCGTGAGAGCCGCGCAACAAGGCAATGTGACGGCGTTCAACCCGCTCGTGGAAAAGTATCAGGATCAGGCATACCACGTGGCCTGGCGCATCGTGAGAGATCGCGAGGCCGCTGCCGATATCACGCAGGAGGCTTTCCTCAAAGCGTTCCGCCACCTACACACCTTCCACGGTGGCTCCTTCCGAGCGTGGTTGCTCCGCATCGTGACGAACGCCTGCTATGACCACCTGCGCCGGCAAAAGGTGCGCCAGGCGCTCTCGCTGGAGGAGATGGCGACCACGCTGGATGGTGACCTCTCACTGCCCACCCACACCGAGGGGCCGGAGCACGCGGTGATTCGCAAAGAGCTGGGCGAGCGCATCGCCCAGGCGATAGATCGGCTCCCCACCACGCTGCGCACAGTCCTGGTGCTCTCCGATGTGGAGGGGCTCTCCTATCCGGAGATCGCACAGGTGTTGAACATCCCGGTAGGCACGGTGAAATCCCGGCTGTCCCGCGCCCGGGCCGCCGTCAGGGACGCGTTGGTCGCCTCTCGCGTGCCTCAAGCCATGCCCTACGCACGGCGATATGCCCTCCGCCGCGGCACCGCGTGGATACCCGCGTGA
- a CDS encoding winged helix-turn-helix domain-containing protein: MGGWPPPGSPPVLSPTQFTLLLLLWRAKGRAVSKDEIAQQVWAHTGGAVCDGSIDRMISRLRARLGDEGRHPRFIHTVRGFGFRLETE; encoded by the coding sequence ATGGGTGGATGGCCGCCTCCTGGATCCCCCCCTGTCCTGTCGCCCACCCAGTTCACCCTCCTCCTGCTCCTCTGGCGGGCCAAGGGCCGTGCGGTGAGCAAGGATGAGATCGCCCAGCAGGTATGGGCCCACACCGGCGGAGCCGTATGCGATGGCTCCATCGACCGCATGATCAGCCGGCTGCGCGCCCGCCTGGGGGACGAAGGACGACACCCTCGCTTCATCCACACCGTGCGCGGCTTCGGCTTCCGACTGGAGACGGAATAA
- a CDS encoding FHA domain-containing protein, which translates to MSFTGRGRLVVLSGPDAGTTYTLDRECTRIGRAPDNDIVLQDPFASRRHAEILWEDGRYRVRDLGSKNGVFLDGQRVQEAWLDDGCVLQLADIQLRFHDPAATRTQVAAPASPQHGLWVDPERREVWVDGRLLDPPLSCRPPSSPSSCSSGGPRAVR; encoded by the coding sequence ATGAGCTTTACGGGACGAGGACGGCTGGTCGTCCTGAGCGGCCCTGACGCGGGCACAACCTACACGCTGGACCGGGAATGTACTCGAATCGGCCGGGCGCCCGATAACGACATCGTCCTGCAGGATCCATTCGCCTCACGGCGACACGCGGAGATCCTCTGGGAGGATGGGCGTTACCGGGTCCGTGATCTGGGCAGCAAGAATGGCGTCTTCCTGGATGGCCAGCGAGTGCAGGAGGCCTGGCTGGACGACGGCTGCGTACTGCAGCTGGCCGACATACAGCTCCGCTTCCACGATCCGGCGGCGACAAGAACCCAGGTCGCCGCCCCTGCATCTCCCCAACACGGCCTTTGGGTGGATCCGGAGCGGCGAGAGGTATGGGTGGATGGCCGCCTCCTGGATCCCCCCCTGTCCTGTCGCCCACCCAGTTCACCCTCCTCCTGCTCCTCTGGCGGGCCAAGGGCCGTGCGGTGA
- a CDS encoding serine/threonine protein kinase codes for MRADELIGRTVGRYRIEKTLGVGGVAVVYVAWDMALHRPVALKVLLPHPSLPPSVVERFRLEAITAARLDHPGIVPIYDVGEDQGLVYIAMKWIQGETLADVLARAGRLYEGDAIRLVAQVAEALDYAHRQGVIHRDVKPANILLAREEDSATDAGVCAYLTDFGVARALDAPDLTQAGFTVGTPAYMSPEQAAGKRALDGRSDLYSLGAVLYHCLAGRPPFTGGTPHILYAHVYEAPPPLPADVSPEIAAIVDRALAKDPDQRFQTGEQMAAALRSLPAPPSRQGLSPVSWPAGPPGDAAAGAERKGRWRGVRRLALVGVLLLMLSALVVGGWAAVSRARREGSTPTPTATSPVAAMGYARRFTPPPTPTPLPTPTATSTPTATPQPTPTPSPTPVPTPRPVVVPPSPTPTPMPTPVNVCPIAPHIAFMEWLSVPEQAEQIGCPTTGAVITSAVFQRFEYGQMIWREDRRLIYVRYDDGGWEVVEDTWQEGDAPVDPNLTPPPGLRQPERRLGKAWRTYPYIRERLGWATSEEISFEGVFQSFEHGELIAQPPDRVYVFLEDLRLRLLSSEEGTSP; via the coding sequence GTGCGGGCAGATGAACTGATCGGGCGCACCGTAGGCCGCTATCGGATCGAGAAGACGTTGGGTGTGGGCGGCGTTGCTGTGGTTTACGTCGCCTGGGACATGGCCCTCCACCGCCCGGTTGCCCTCAAGGTGTTGCTGCCCCATCCTTCTCTACCTCCCTCCGTTGTGGAGCGATTCCGCCTGGAGGCCATAACCGCTGCCCGGTTGGATCACCCTGGCATCGTGCCCATCTACGATGTGGGCGAGGACCAGGGGCTGGTTTACATCGCGATGAAGTGGATCCAGGGCGAGACGCTGGCCGACGTGCTGGCTCGAGCCGGACGGTTATATGAGGGGGACGCGATACGGTTGGTGGCGCAGGTGGCCGAGGCGCTGGACTATGCCCACCGACAAGGCGTGATCCATCGAGATGTGAAGCCGGCGAACATCCTGTTGGCCCGGGAAGAGGACAGCGCCACCGACGCGGGCGTGTGTGCTTATCTCACCGATTTTGGGGTCGCCCGGGCGCTGGATGCACCTGACCTGACCCAGGCAGGCTTTACTGTGGGCACGCCCGCGTACATGTCACCGGAGCAGGCGGCGGGGAAGCGTGCCCTGGATGGGCGTAGCGACTTATACAGCCTGGGAGCTGTGCTCTATCACTGCCTGGCCGGGCGCCCCCCCTTCACCGGCGGGACACCTCATATCCTCTACGCGCACGTGTATGAGGCCCCGCCTCCGCTCCCCGCCGATGTGTCGCCGGAGATCGCTGCCATCGTCGATCGGGCGCTGGCGAAGGATCCGGACCAGCGGTTCCAGACCGGGGAGCAGATGGCGGCCGCCCTGCGATCCCTGCCAGCCCCACCTTCCCGGCAGGGACTCTCCCCTGTTTCCTGGCCTGCGGGCCCGCCGGGTGATGCGGCGGCGGGGGCGGAACGAAAGGGGCGGTGGCGAGGAGTGCGCCGGCTTGCCTTGGTTGGCGTTCTGCTGTTGATGCTCTCGGCACTGGTCGTTGGCGGTTGGGCGGCGGTTTCCCGCGCGCGTCGAGAGGGCTCGACGCCGACGCCGACGGCGACCTCGCCCGTGGCGGCGATGGGGTACGCCCGCCGATTCACTCCTCCCCCCACGCCGACCCCCTTGCCGACGCCCACGGCTACATCGACGCCGACGGCCACACCCCAGCCGACTCCAACCCCTTCGCCCACACCGGTGCCGACGCCACGTCCCGTGGTGGTGCCTCCTTCGCCCACGCCTACGCCGATGCCCACCCCCGTCAACGTCTGCCCCATTGCGCCGCATATCGCTTTTATGGAGTGGTTATCCGTTCCCGAGCAGGCGGAGCAGATCGGATGTCCGACAACGGGGGCTGTGATCACCTCGGCTGTCTTTCAGCGCTTTGAGTATGGGCAGATGATCTGGCGAGAAGATCGCCGCCTGATCTACGTGCGCTACGATGATGGCGGCTGGGAGGTGGTGGAAGATACATGGCAGGAGGGAGACGCTCCTGTTGATCCGAACCTCACCCCTCCTCCCGGGCTTCGGCAGCCGGAACGACGTCTGGGAAAGGCATGGCGAACGTATCCCTATATCCGAGAGCGCTTGGGATGGGCCACCTCCGAGGAGATCTCCTTTGAGGGGGTATTCCAGTCCTTCGAACACGGCGAGTTGATCGCGCAGCCGCCGGATCGCGTGTACGTCTTTCTGGAGGATTTGCGTCTGCGCCTCCTCTCATCGGAGGAGGGTACATCGCCGTAA